A window of Cellulomonas sp. SLBN-39 genomic DNA:
TGCTCGTGGTGCCGAGGTCGACGCCGAGGACGACGTCGGCGCGCGTGCCGGCGGTCGTGCCCGCGTTCTCGCTCGCGGTGGCGGTGCTGGTCGGGTGCGGCACGGCGGGCCTTCCGGGTCGGGCGTCGCGGGCGGGTGCGGGGCGGGTCAGACGGCGGACGCGACGCCGTAGACGACAAGCACCACGGCGAACGCGACGACGGACTGCAGGGCCTGCTGCACGGTCCACGTCTTGAGGGTCGTCTTGACGTCCATGCCCATGAGGCGGCCGACGAGCCAGAACCCGGAGTCGTTGACGTGGGAGGCGAACACGGACCCGGCGGCGGTGGCCAGGGTGATGCACGCGACCTGGAGGGCGCTGAAGTCGCCGGCGGCGACGGCGGGTGCGGCCAGCCCGGCGGCGGTGACGAGCGCGACGGTGGCCGAGCCCTGGGCGACGCGCAGCAGCAGGGCGATGAGGTAGGCGGCCACGATGACGGGCAGGCCGACGGACTCCAGGGCGGAGGCGAGGGCGTCGCCGATTCCGGAGGCGCGCAGCACGCCGCCGAACATGCCGCCCGCGCCGGTGATGAGGATGACGGAGCAGACGGGGCCGAGGGAGGAGTCGAGGACCTTCTCCAGGGCGGTCTTGTCGACGCCGCGGCGGGCGCCGAGCACGACGGAGGCGACGAGCACGGAGAGCAGCAGCGCGACGCCCGAGGAGCCGAGCACGGTCAGGGCCTGCACCCAGGCGGCCTCGGGGTCGACGACCCCGGCGGTGCCGAGGGCGTCGAGGCCGGTGTTGAGGAAGATCAGCACGAGCGGCAGCAGCAGCACGCCGACGACGGTGGCGACGCGGGGCGGGTCGGTGGGCTGGTCGTCGTCGACGTCGCCGAAGAGCGCCGGCACGGGCAGGACGATGCGCCGCCCGACGAACAGGCCCCACAGGTAGCCGGCGACGTACCAGGTAGGGACGGCGAGCAGCAGGCCGACGAGCAGGACGATGCCGAGGTTGGCACCGTAGAGCTCGGTGGCGGCGACGGGCCCGGGGTGCGGGGGCACGAAGACGTGCATGACGGAGAACGCCGCGGCGGCGGGGATGCCGTAGAGCAGCACGTTGTCGCCGCCGAGGCGCCGGGCCACGGCGAAGATGATCGGCAGCATGACGATGAGGCCGGCGTCGAAGAAGATCGGGAACCCGAGCGCCAGGGACGCCAGGCCCAGGGCCAGCACGGCGCGCTTCTCGCCGAAGACCCCGACGAGGGCGTCGGCCAGGACGCGGGCGCCGCCGGAGTGCTCGACGAGCTTGCCGAGCATGGCACCGAGGCCGATGAGCAGCGCGACGCTGGCGAGGGTGCCGCCGAACCCGTCGAGCAGCACGTCGACGAGCGACCCGGTGGGGATGCCGGTGGCGACCGCCGTGAGCAGCGAGACCACCACGAGGGTGAGGAACGCGTGCACCCGGAACCGGATGACGAGCACGAGGATCAGCGCGATCGCGCCGGCGGCGATGCCCAGGAGGGGGCCTGCGCCGAGGGTCTGCGTCCAGTCGTCCATGTCGGATCTCCGTCGATCGAGGTGGGCCGGGCGTGGGCGTCCGTCCCATCGTGGGGTCGGACGACGCCGCCCGCCCACGCTGCCATAAAGTATGACTATTGCCAACCGCGCTGGTCCCGGCCCCGTCGCAGGCCCGGTCCGTAGACTGCGGCCACCGACGGGCGGAGGACGGGCGATGGGCAAGGGGCTGCACGGCGGCGTGCTCGACCGCCTCGGCCGCCGCATCGCCGCGGGCGACCTGCCCGCCGGGACGGTGCTCACGCTCGCCGGACTCGAGGCCGAGCTGGGTGTGTCCCGCACAGTCGTGCGCGAGGCGGTGCGCGTGCTCGAGGCGGTCGGCATGGTCACCAGCCGCCAGCGCGTCGGCATCACCGTGCAGCCCGAGGACGCCTGGCACGCCCTCGACCCCCAGGTGATCCAGTGGCGCCTGGCCGGCCCGGGCCGCTACCGCCAGCTCGTCGAGCTCACCGAGCTGCGCCTGGCCGTCGAGCCCACCGCCGCCCGCCTCGCCGCCCGGTACGCCGACGCGCCCACCCGCGCCCGGCTCGTCGAGCTCGCGGACCGCCTGCACGCCCTGGGCGCCGACGAGCAGGCGGCCTCCGCCGCGTACCTCGACGCCGACGTCGCGTTCCACACCGTGCTGCTGCGCGCCGGCGGCAACCCGCTGCTCGGCATGCTCGGCGGCGCCGTCACCGAGGTGCTCGCCGGGCGGGCCGCGCTCGGGCTCATGCCCGAGGTCCCCGCCGAGCAGTCCCTCGACGGGCACCGGGCCGTGGCGCTCGCGGTCGCGCAGGGCGAGGAGGACGAGGCCGAGCGGCAGACCCGCGCGGTGGTCGAGGAGGTGTGGCGTGCCGTCGTGGCCGCCGCCCGCCGCGACGGCCGCCCGACCCGCTGACCCGGCCCCCGACCGCGGAGCCCCGCGGCCCGGCGGACGTGCCCGTGCTGCTCAGGGGGTGCGCAGCGAGTCCTGCCACTGGGCGTGCAGGGCCGCGAACCGCCCGCCGGCCGCCACCAGCTCCTCGGGGCTGCCGTCCTCCGCCACGCGCCCGTCCGCGACGACGAGCACCCGGTCGGCGTGCATGACCGTCGACAGCCGGTGCGCGATGACCACGGCCGTGCGGCCCACGAGCAGGCGCCGCAGCCCGTCCTGCACGAGCTGCTCGCCGGGCACGTCGAGCGAGCTCGTCGCCTCGTCGAGCACCAGCACCGCCGGGTCGGCGAGGAACGCCCGCGCGAACGACACGAGCTGGCGCTGCCCGGCCGAGAGCCGGACCCCGCGGGTGTCGACACCCGTGGCGTACCCGTCCGGCAGCGACATCACCAGGTCGTGCACGCCGACGGCGCGCGCGGCGGCCTCGACCTCCGCGTCGGAGGCGTCGGGGCGGCCCAGTGCGATGTTCGCGCGCACCGACCCGGAGAACAGGTACGCCTCCTGCGTCACCATGACCACGGCACGGCGCAGGTCGGTGGGGTCGACGTCGCGCAGGTCCACCCCGTCCAGGCGCACCGCACCGGCCCGGGGGTCGTAGAAGCGCGCCAGCAGCTTGGCGACCGTCGACTTGCCCGCCCCCGTCTCCCCCACCAGTGCCAGGGTCTGCCCCGCGGGCACGTGCAGGTCCAGGTGCGGCAGCACCGACGGGCCCGCGCCGTACCCGAACTCCACGTCGTCGAACCGCACGTCGCCCGCCGGGCGGACCACCCGCACGGGTCGCACCGGGTCGGGGACCGTCGGCTCCTCCGCGAGCAGCGCCGAGAGCTTCTCCAGCGCCGCCGTCGCCGACTGGAACGAGTTGTAGAACATGCCCACCTGAGCGAGCGGCGCGAAGAACCGCCGCGCGTACAGCACCGCCGCGACGAGCACCCCCACCTCCAGGCCGCCGTCGAGCACGCGCAGCCCGCCGACCAGCAGCACCGCGGCCAGCGTGACGTTGCCGATGAGCACCAGCCCGGTGTCGAAGACGCCGTTGACGCGGATCGCCTCGGCGTTCGCCGCGCGGTACTCCTCGGCGAGCCCGTCGTACACGCCCGCGACCTCGCGCTCGCGGCGGAACGCCTGCACCGCGCGCACCCCCGTCATGGTCTCGACGAACCGCACGATGACCCGCGCCGCAGCCGTGCGCGAGCGCCGGTACTGCGCCTGCGACCGCCGCTGGAACCAGCGGGTGAGCACCAGGCCGGGCACCACCGCGACGAGCAGCACCAGGCCCGAGCGCCAGTCCAGCAGCACCAGGCTGGTGGCGGTGAACACCATGGCCAGCCCGCTGGCCGCCAGGGTCGTCACGCCGCCGTCGAGGAGCTCGCGCAGGGCCTCCAGGTCGGAGGTCTGCCGCGAGATGATCCGGCCCGAGGTGTACCGCTCGTGGAACTCCAGGCTCAGGCGCTGGGTGTGCCGGAACACCCGGCCCCGCAGGTCCAGCAGCACGGCCTGGCTGACGCGGGCGGCCAGCCGCACGGTGGCGGCGGTGAGCACGCCCGCGGCCAGCGCGGCGGCCGCGTAGACGCCCGCCACCAGCAGCAGCGGACCGGGATCGCCGGCGCGCAGGGCGGGCAGGCCGCGGTCGATGCCCGCCGCCACGAGCGCGGGCCCGGCGACGAGCGCGAGCTGGGCGCCGACCACCACGAGCGCGGTGGCCCAGGCGCGCCGGGCGACGGGCCGCAGCAAGGACCCGAGCAGGGCGAGCGAGCGCGCGCGGACCTCGTGCGCGGGCAGGACCGGGCCGTCGTCGTCGGTGGCGCCCGGTGCGGGTGCGGTCGTGGCGATCATCGGCCCTCCCCCGGGCGCGCGCCGACGCGGGCGCCGTCGCCCGGCGTCCCGTCGGACGCCCGGTCCCGCACCTCGTCGGGGCGGTCGTCGTGCGCCTCCTGCTCGGCGGTGAGCACGTACCGGTAGTGCGGGTGCGTTGCCAGCAGCTCGGCATGGGGGCCGACGCCGGTGATCCGCCCGTCCTCGAGCACGGCGACCCGGTCGGCGAGCGCGACGGTCGACGTGCGGTGCGCGACGACGAGCGTGGTGGTGGTCGCCAGCGTGCGGCGCAGCCCGGCGGTGACCTCGGCCTCGGTGGCGACGTCGAGCGCGGACAACGGGTCGTCGAGCACGAGCACGCGGGGGCTGCCGGCGATGGCGCGGGCCAGGGCGACGCGCTGCCGCTGCCCGCCGGACAGGCTCAGCCCCTCCTCGCCGATGACCGTGTCGAGGCCGCGCGGCAGGGTGCGGGCGAACCCGGCGCGGGCGACGTCGACGGCGCGGTCCACGAGCGCGTCCGCCGCAGCGGGGTCGAGCGTGGCCAGGTGCTCGGCGGGCACCCCCATGAGCACGTTCTCGCGCACGGAGGCGGAGAACAGGATCGGGTCCTCGAACGCCACGGCCACGGCGGCGCGCAGGTCGGCGCGGGTCAGGTCGCGCACGTCGACGCCGTCGAGCAGGACCGCACCGCCCGTGACGTCGTACAGCCGCGGCACGAGCTGGAGCAGCGTCGTCTTGCCGCTGCCGGTGAGGCCGACGAGCGCGAGGGTCTCCCCCGGCTCCAGCACCAGGTCGACGCCGCGCAGCACCTCGCGCTGCGCGGAGCCGTGCGCGAACCGCACGTCCCGCAGCTCGACGCGCGACCCGGCGGCCGGCGCCGGGGGCAGCGCGACCGGCCGCTCGGGGTCGGCGACGGCCGGGGCGGTGTCCATGACCTCTAGGTACCGGTCGGTGCCGGCCCGCGCGTCCAGGGTCATCGCCAGGAGCTGGCCGAGCGCCTCGACCGGACGGCTCATCACCACGGCGGTGGCGAAGAACGCGACGAGGGCCCCGACGCTGACCCGGTCGTCGGACGCGAGCCACACCCCGACCGCGAGCGCCACGGCCAGCGTCGTCTCGGGGATCCAGGCGAGCGCGAACGTCATGCGCGACTGCGAGCGGGCCTTGTCGAGCTCGGTGCCGCGCAGCTCGTCGGCCTGCCGCACGAAGTCCTCGAGGGCGTCGTCGCCGCGGCCGAAGGCCTTGAGCACGCGGATGCCGTGCACGGACTCCTCGACGGACGTCGCGAGGTCGCCGGCCTGGTCGCGGGCGCGGCGGGCGACGACCTTGTAGTCGAGGCGGAACCGGAACCCCAGCGCGACCACCGGCACGGCGCCGGCGAGGTACACCAGGCCGAGCAGCGGGCTGGTGGCGATCATCAGCCCGGCGCCGACGACGACGGTGGTCGCGGCGACGACGAGCTGGATGAGCCCGAACACCATCCACCGGCGCACGAGGTGAAGGTCGCCCATGGACCGCTGCAGCAGCTGGCCCCCCGACCAGCGGTCGTGGAACGCGACGGGCAGGTCGAGCAGGTGGCGGAACAGGTCGGTGCGCATGGCCCGCTCGACGCCCGTGCCGGGGGTGGCGATCAGGGCCCGGCGGCACCAGACGAGGAAGGCCTCGAGGACGCCGAGCAGCAGCACGAGCCCGGCGGCCTGGACCACGGCGGTGCGGGTGCCGCCGGCGACGAGGTGGCCGTTGACGACCTGCCCGAGGACCTGCGGCACGGCGAGGGCGAGGAGGCTGGCGACGAGGGTGGCGACGCCGCCGGCGACGACGCGCGGCACCGCGGGGCGGGCCCAGCGCAGCAGCCGCAGCATCGCGCGGGTCGTCGAGGCGTCCGGCGACGCGGGGGCGGGTGGCACCCGGTCAGCCTAGGCAGGCCCGCCGACGCCCGCCCGGCGCGCACCTGCGGGCGGGGCCGGGCGGGCGTCGTGACGCGGTCAGACGCCGGTGCGGGCGATCGTCGTGTTGTTCGCCTGGGCCCGGGGCCGCACGACCAGCAGGTCGACGTTGACGTGGGCGGGGCGGCTCAGCGACCAGGCGATGACGTCGGCGACGTCATCGGCGACGAGCGGCTGGTAGCCCTCGTAGACCTTCGCGGCGCGCTCGGCGTCGCCGTCGAACCGCACGAGGGAGAACTCCTCGGTGGCGACGTTGCCGGGTGCGATCTCGATGACGCGGATCGGCTCGCCGACGATCTCCCAGCGCAGCGTCGTGGCGAGCATGCGCTCGGCGTGCTTGACGCCGGTGTACCCGGCGCCGCCGGGGTACGCGGCCTGGCCCGCGGTCGAGGTGACGACGAGGACGTCGCCCGCGCCGCGCTCGCGCAGCAGGGGCAGCACGCCCTTGGTCACGCGCAGCGTGCCGAGCACGTTGAGCTCGTACATGGTGCGCCAGCCGTCGAGGTCGGCGTCCTCGACGGTGTCCAGGCCGAGCGCGCCGCCGGCGTTGTTGACCACGGCGTCCAGGCCGCCGGTGTCCCGCACGTGCGCGACCAGGGCGTCGACGTCGGCGTCGGAGGTGACGTCGGCGACGAACGTGTCGGCGCCGGTCTCGGCGGCGAGGGCGGCGAGCCGGTCGGCGCGGCGGGCGGTGGCGACGACGTCCCAGCCCTCGGCGCGCAGGCGGCGCACGGTGGCGGCGCCGATGCCGGAGGACGCGCCGGTGACGAGCGCGCGGCGGGGACGGTCGGTGGTCGAGGTCATGCGGGGCTCCTTGCGGCAGGGCGGACGGTCGAGCATGGCACGCGGCGGCCGGCCCGGTCGGCCGGTCGGACCGGACGGGGGCGGGACCGGGCCGGGCGGGTGCGGGTCTGGCGGGGCGGGTCAGGCGGGGGCGACCTCGGCGAGGGCCTCGGCGAGCAGCGCCACCCCCTCCTCGGCCTGCGCGGGCGTGACGACGCACGGCGGGACCACGTGCACGCGGTTCTCGGCGAGGAACGGCAGCAGCCCGCGGCGCAGGCACGCGGCCTTGAGCGCGCCCATGACCTCGGGGCCGACGGGCGTGCGGGCGTCGCGGTCGGCGACGAGCTCGAGCGCCCAGAACACCCCGGTCCCCCGCACCTCGCCGACCAGCGGCTGGGACTCGGCGAGCGCCGTCAGGGCGGGGCCGAGCACGTCGGTGCCGATCGCGGCGGCGTTCTCGACGACGCCCTCGTCCTCCATCGCCGCGACGGACGCGACGACCGCGGCCATGGCCAGGGGGTGCCCGGAGTAGGTGAGCCCGCCGGGGAAGACGCGCTCGTCGAAGGTCGCGAGGATCTCCTCGCTGACGAGCACGCCGCCGGCGGGCACGTACCCGGAGTTCACGCCCTTGGCGAAGGTCACCAGGTCGGGCACGACGTCGTGCTGGTCGAACGCGAACCACGAGCCGGTGCGGCCGAACCCGGCCATGACCTCGTCGAGGATCAGCACGATGCCGTACCGGTCGGCGATCGCGCGCACGCCGGCCAGGTACCCGGGGGGCGGCACGAGGACGCCGGCGGTGCCGGGCACGGACTCCAGCAGGATCGCCGCGACGGAGGACGGCCCCTCGCACTGGATCACGCGCTCGAGGTGCGTGAGCGCCCGCTCGCACTCCTCCTCCGGCGTCGTCGCCCAGAACTCCGAGCGGTACAGGTACGGGCCGAACACGTGCACGTGGCCGCGCGCGTACTCGTTGGGCACGCGCCGCCAGTCGCCGGTGGCCACCACGGCCGCGCCGGTGTTGCCGTGGTACGAGCGGTAGTGGGAGACGACCTTGTCGCGCCCGGTGTGCAGGCGGGCCATGCGGATGGCGTTCTCGTTGGCGTCGGCGCCGCCGTTGGTGAAGAAGACCTTGGCGAACCGGTCGGGCGCGTGGCCGAGCACGGCGCGCGCGGCGCGGCCGCGGGCGAGGTTCGCGGTGGCCGGTGCCACGGTCGTCAGCTCGGCGGCCTGCGCACGGATCGCCTCGACGACCCGGGGGTGCTGGTGGCCGATGTTGGTGTTGACGAGCTGGCTGGAGAAGTCGAGGTACCGGCGCCCGGCGTGGTCCCACACGGTCGACCCGGACCCGCCGGCGACGACGAACGGCGCGACGGCGCCCTGCGCGGACCACGAGTGGAAGACGTGCGCACGGTCGAGCGCGACGGCCTCGTCGTCGAGCGCGGCACCGGCGGGCGCGGGTGCGTGGGTCGTGCCTGCCATCAGGGCCTCCTCGGGCGGACGCGACGCGTCCTGGTGCGGGTGGTGCAGCGGTGCGGGTGGTGCGGCGGGTGGCCGGTGCGGTGCGCGTGCTGGTGCGCACCGCACCGGCCGGGGGTCAGTTCCCGCCCTCGGCGAGCTCGACGTCCAGCGGCTCGAAGTCCTCGCCGACGACGTCCTCGCCGGCCTCCTCGAGCTCGGCGAGCGCCTGCTCGACGTACTCGGTGGTGTACGCGGACTCCGGCGGCTCGGTCGTGATGATCGTCGCGCCGGTCTCGTTGCTCGTCTCCAGGGCCAGGGCGACGGTGCGGTCCCAGACCTCCTCGTCGACCAGGCCGATGCCGCCGGTCGTGGACGGCCAGATGAGGTTGTTGACCTCGTTGGTCATCCACAGCTGGTGCGACGTGCCGAGCGTGGACCCGGCGGCGGTGACGATCTCCGCGGCCTCCTCCGGGTTGTCCCGGGCGTAGATCCAGCCGCGGATCGTGGCCTTGAGGAACTTGACGGTGGTGTCCTGGTACGCCTCGTCGGACTCCAGGCGCTCGGTGTCGGCCCAGACAGCGTCCTGGAGCATGGCGACGCCCTCGTCGTTCCAGTCGATGACGGTGAAGTCCTCGGGCTGGTAGAGCTCGCCGGTGTCGGGGTCGACCGTCTCCAGCAGCTGGGCGTACTCGTTGTAGGTCATGGCCTGCGCGGCGTCGATGTCGCCGTTGAGCAGGCCGAGCATGTCGAACGCCTGCGTCACGAGCTCGAAGTCCTCGACCCCGGCCTGGTTCAGCCCGGCGAAGAGCTCCCACTCGTTGCCGTAGCCCCAGGAGCCGACCTTCTTGCCCTCGAGGTCCGCGACGGACTCGATGCCGGAGTCCGCGAACGCGACCTGCAGGGTCGCGGACCGCTCGAAGATCTGCGCGACGTTGGTGATCGCGGCGCCCTGCTCGATGGAGCCGAGCACCTTGGGCACCCACGCGACCGCGTAGTCGACCTCGCCGGCCGCGAGCGCGTCCTGCGGGACGATGTCGCCGCCCGACGGCAGGATCTCGACCGCCAGGCCCTCCTCCTCGTAGTAGCCCTGGTCGACCGCCGCGTAGTACCCGGCGAACTGGGCCTGCGTGAGCCACTGCAGCTGCAGCGTGACGGGCGTGAGCCCGTCGGTGGACGCCCCGCCTGCGGCGCCGTCGTCCGAGCTCGAGCACGCCGTGAGCAGCAGACCTGCTGCTGCCACGGACGCGACGGCCGCCCCCCAACGCGTCGTGGTCCTCATGTCATCTCCCCTCGGTGGTCGCGTGCCCGGGCGGGCACGTGGGTGCTGCGGGTCGACCGTCCTGGCGGCGTCGGCAGGCGGGCGTGCGAGGGACGGGTGCGGCGCTCACGCGCCGGCCCGTCGGGTGACGAGGTGCTCCGCGGTGGCGGTCACCCCGTAGAACAGGAGGCCGACGACGATGCCGCCGAGCACGTAGGCCCACGCCTGGGCGTAGTTGGAGCCCGAGGCCGCCGTGGTGATGAACGACCCGATGCCGGAGCGGGGGCCGCCGAAGTACTCGGCGACGATCGCGGAGATCACCGCCAGGGACGACGCCATGCGCAGCCCGGTGAACACGAACGGCACCGCCGTGGGGATGGTGACCGTGCGCGCGACCTGCACCGACGACGCGGCCAGCGCCCGCATGAGGTCGCGGTGCACGGGGCGGACCTGCCGCAGCCCGCGCAGCGCGTTGACGTAGACGGGCACGAACACCGCGAGCGCGGCGACGATGACGCGGGCCTGCTCCGAGCTGGCGCCGTACATCGAGTACAGCACGGGTGCGAGGGCGACGACGGGGACGACGGCCAGGGCCGCGACGACGGGCTCGGCGAGCACGTCGACGACCCGGACCATGGCGGCGACGACCGCGAGGAGCACGCCGAGGGCGGCGCCGACGAGCAGGCCGAGCAGGGCGTTGCGGCCCGTGACCAGGGCGGCGGACGTGATGGGTCCGGCGTAGGTGGTGGCCTGGTCGGCGATGGCGGCCGGGCCGGGCAGCACGAACGGCGGCAGCTGCGCGAGCACGACGAGCGCCTGCCAGGCGGCGAGCATCGCGGCGAGCAGGAGCACGGGCGGCAGCACCTGGCGCAGCACGCCCCAGGTGGCGTCCAGGCCGCGGGTCATCGCACGTCCACGCCGCGGGCGGCGGGCTGGGCGGCGGGCGCCGCACCCGGCTGGCCGGCGTGCAGGGCGTCGCGGACGCGGGCGACCGCGGCGAAGAACGCGGCGTCGTTGCGCAGGTCGTCGCCGGTGTCGTCGTGCGGGCCCGTCCCGCCGAGCGCGGCGGCGTGCCGGTCGAGGCCGACGTCGACGATCTCGCGGATCTGCCCGGGGCGCGGCGACATGACCACGACGCGGTCGGACAGGAACACGGCCTCGGGGATGGAGTGGGTGACGAACACGACGGCCGCCCGGGTCTCGGCGCAGATCCGCAGGAGCTGGGCCTGCAGGTGCTCGCGGGTCATCTCGTCGAGGGCCCCGAAGGGCTCGTCCATGAGCAGCAGCGACGGCTCGTCGGCCAGGGCGCGGGCGATCGCGACGCGCTGCTGCATGCCGCCGGACAGCTGGTCGGGGTGGTGGTCGGCGAAGTCGGTGAGCCCGACGAGGGCGAGGAGCTCCTCGGCGCGGGCGCGGCGGCCGGCGCGGCCGGTGCCGGCCAGCTGCAGGGGCAGCTCGACGTTGGCCCGCACGGTCCGCCAGGGCAGCAGCCCGGCCTGCTGGAACGCGATGCCGTAGTCGCGGGCGAGGCGGGCCTCGCGGGCGCTGCGGCCGAAGACCTCGACCGTGCCGGAGGTGGGAGTGTCGAGGTCCGCGACGAGGCGCAGCAGGGTGGACTTGCCGCAGCCGGAGGGGCCGATGAGGGAGACGAACTCCCCCGCACCGACCGTCAGGTCGACGTCCTGCAGGGCCACGACCTGGCGGTCGCCGCGGCCGAAGGTGCGGGTGACGTGCTCGGCGCGCACGGCGACGGCCGCCGTGGTCGTGGTGGTGCGCGTGGTGTGCGTGGTGGTCGTGGTGCCGGGGTGGGGGCCGGTGTCAGGGCCGGTCGGGTCGGGCTGCTGCGTCGCGCTCACTGCGCCACCTCCACACGTCGGTACCGTCGAAGACCGTGGCCCAGCAGGGCCACGAGGCCGGCCGCGAGCAGGCCGAGCGCGACGGCGCCGAAGATCGGCGCCCACGGCTTGGGCGGGTCGCTGGCGGCGAAGTTGGCGAACTCGAGGATCATCCGGCCCAGGCCGCCGGGCATGCCCGTGGCGACCTCGGCGACGATCGTGCCGACCACCGCGTTCGCGGCGGCCAGGCGCAGCGCGGGCAGCAGGTGCGGCACCGACGCCGGCAGGCGCAGCCGCACGAGGGTCGTGCCCCAGCCCACGCCGTAGGCGCGCAGCAGCTCGACGTGGATCGTGTCGGGCGACTGCAGGCCGCGCAGCATCCCGACGGCCACGGGGAAGAACGCCAGGTAGCTGGCGATCACCGCGACCGACATCCACGGCTGCCACTCGAACGTCCCGAGCTCGAGCTGCGCGCCCCACGAGCGGACCAGGGGTGCCAGGGCGATGAGCGGGACGGTCTGGGAGAGGATCACCAGCGGCAGCACGGCCCGCTCGACGACCCCGAACCGCTGCATGACGACCGCGAGCAGCGCACCGACCAGCACGCCGATCCCCCACCCGGCGGCCGCGACGCCGAGCGACAGCCCGCCGGCGCGGAGCACGGCCAGCCACAGCGGCTCGGCGCCCGTCGCCCCCGAGACGGGCTCGGCGAGCCGGGCGACCATCTCCCACGTGTGCGGCATCGCCAGGTCCGTGGTGCGGGGCAGGAGGCGGGTCTCGCCGACCGACCAGCCGTCGTCGGGGCCGAGGAGCTTGTACGCCTCCCACAGCAGCGCGACGGCCAGGACGGACGCCACGGCCACCAGCGGGCGGACCCGCAGCAGGCGCGCGAGCACCGACGGACCCGCCCGGCCGGGCGCCGGGGCGACGGGGAGGGGCGCCCCGGTGGTGCCGGCCGGGACGGTGGTCGTGGCGTCCGTCGTGCTCATGCGGTGGCCACGACCTGCTCGGCCAGCGCGGGGATGATGC
This region includes:
- a CDS encoding GntP family permease, whose product is MDDWTQTLGAGPLLGIAAGAIALILVLVIRFRVHAFLTLVVVSLLTAVATGIPTGSLVDVLLDGFGGTLASVALLIGLGAMLGKLVEHSGGARVLADALVGVFGEKRAVLALGLASLALGFPIFFDAGLIVMLPIIFAVARRLGGDNVLLYGIPAAAAFSVMHVFVPPHPGPVAATELYGANLGIVLLVGLLLAVPTWYVAGYLWGLFVGRRIVLPVPALFGDVDDDQPTDPPRVATVVGVLLLPLVLIFLNTGLDALGTAGVVDPEAAWVQALTVLGSSGVALLLSVLVASVVLGARRGVDKTALEKVLDSSLGPVCSVILITGAGGMFGGVLRASGIGDALASALESVGLPVIVAAYLIALLLRVAQGSATVALVTAAGLAAPAVAAGDFSALQVACITLATAAGSVFASHVNDSGFWLVGRLMGMDVKTTLKTWTVQQALQSVVAFAVVLVVYGVASAV
- a CDS encoding FadR/GntR family transcriptional regulator, with protein sequence MGKGLHGGVLDRLGRRIAAGDLPAGTVLTLAGLEAELGVSRTVVREAVRVLEAVGMVTSRQRVGITVQPEDAWHALDPQVIQWRLAGPGRYRQLVELTELRLAVEPTAARLAARYADAPTRARLVELADRLHALGADEQAASAAYLDADVAFHTVLLRAGGNPLLGMLGGAVTEVLAGRAALGLMPEVPAEQSLDGHRAVALAVAQGEEDEAERQTRAVVEEVWRAVVAAARRDGRPTR
- a CDS encoding ABC transporter ATP-binding protein, which translates into the protein MIATTAPAPGATDDDGPVLPAHEVRARSLALLGSLLRPVARRAWATALVVVGAQLALVAGPALVAAGIDRGLPALRAGDPGPLLLVAGVYAAAALAAGVLTAATVRLAARVSQAVLLDLRGRVFRHTQRLSLEFHERYTSGRIISRQTSDLEALRELLDGGVTTLAASGLAMVFTATSLVLLDWRSGLVLLVAVVPGLVLTRWFQRRSQAQYRRSRTAAARVIVRFVETMTGVRAVQAFRREREVAGVYDGLAEEYRAANAEAIRVNGVFDTGLVLIGNVTLAAVLLVGGLRVLDGGLEVGVLVAAVLYARRFFAPLAQVGMFYNSFQSATAALEKLSALLAEEPTVPDPVRPVRVVRPAGDVRFDDVEFGYGAGPSVLPHLDLHVPAGQTLALVGETGAGKSTVAKLLARFYDPRAGAVRLDGVDLRDVDPTDLRRAVVMVTQEAYLFSGSVRANIALGRPDASDAEVEAAARAVGVHDLVMSLPDGYATGVDTRGVRLSAGQRQLVSFARAFLADPAVLVLDEATSSLDVPGEQLVQDGLRRLLVGRTAVVIAHRLSTVMHADRVLVVADGRVAEDGSPEELVAAGGRFAALHAQWQDSLRTP
- a CDS encoding ABC transporter ATP-binding protein; protein product: MLRLLRWARPAVPRVVAGGVATLVASLLALAVPQVLGQVVNGHLVAGGTRTAVVQAAGLVLLLGVLEAFLVWCRRALIATPGTGVERAMRTDLFRHLLDLPVAFHDRWSGGQLLQRSMGDLHLVRRWMVFGLIQLVVAATTVVVGAGLMIATSPLLGLVYLAGAVPVVALGFRFRLDYKVVARRARDQAGDLATSVEESVHGIRVLKAFGRGDDALEDFVRQADELRGTELDKARSQSRMTFALAWIPETTLAVALAVGVWLASDDRVSVGALVAFFATAVVMSRPVEALGQLLAMTLDARAGTDRYLEVMDTAPAVADPERPVALPPAPAAGSRVELRDVRFAHGSAQREVLRGVDLVLEPGETLALVGLTGSGKTTLLQLVPRLYDVTGGAVLLDGVDVRDLTRADLRAAVAVAFEDPILFSASVRENVLMGVPAEHLATLDPAAADALVDRAVDVARAGFARTLPRGLDTVIGEEGLSLSGGQRQRVALARAIAGSPRVLVLDDPLSALDVATEAEVTAGLRRTLATTTTLVVAHRTSTVALADRVAVLEDGRITGVGPHAELLATHPHYRYVLTAEQEAHDDRPDEVRDRASDGTPGDGARVGARPGEGR
- a CDS encoding SDR family oxidoreductase yields the protein MTSTTDRPRRALVTGASSGIGAATVRRLRAEGWDVVATARRADRLAALAAETGADTFVADVTSDADVDALVAHVRDTGGLDAVVNNAGGALGLDTVEDADLDGWRTMYELNVLGTLRVTKGVLPLLRERGAGDVLVVTSTAGQAAYPGGAGYTGVKHAERMLATTLRWEIVGEPIRVIEIAPGNVATEEFSLVRFDGDAERAAKVYEGYQPLVADDVADVIAWSLSRPAHVNVDLLVVRPRAQANNTTIARTGV
- a CDS encoding aspartate aminotransferase family protein: MAGTTHAPAPAGAALDDEAVALDRAHVFHSWSAQGAVAPFVVAGGSGSTVWDHAGRRYLDFSSQLVNTNIGHQHPRVVEAIRAQAAELTTVAPATANLARGRAARAVLGHAPDRFAKVFFTNGGADANENAIRMARLHTGRDKVVSHYRSYHGNTGAAVVATGDWRRVPNEYARGHVHVFGPYLYRSEFWATTPEEECERALTHLERVIQCEGPSSVAAILLESVPGTAGVLVPPPGYLAGVRAIADRYGIVLILDEVMAGFGRTGSWFAFDQHDVVPDLVTFAKGVNSGYVPAGGVLVSEEILATFDERVFPGGLTYSGHPLAMAAVVASVAAMEDEGVVENAAAIGTDVLGPALTALAESQPLVGEVRGTGVFWALELVADRDARTPVGPEVMGALKAACLRRGLLPFLAENRVHVVPPCVVTPAQAEEGVALLAEALAEVAPA
- a CDS encoding ABC transporter substrate-binding protein, with the translated sequence MRTTTRWGAAVASVAAAGLLLTACSSSDDGAAGGASTDGLTPVTLQLQWLTQAQFAGYYAAVDQGYYEEEGLAVEILPSGGDIVPQDALAAGEVDYAVAWVPKVLGSIEQGAAITNVAQIFERSATLQVAFADSGIESVADLEGKKVGSWGYGNEWELFAGLNQAGVEDFELVTQAFDMLGLLNGDIDAAQAMTYNEYAQLLETVDPDTGELYQPEDFTVIDWNDEGVAMLQDAVWADTERLESDEAYQDTTVKFLKATIRGWIYARDNPEEAAEIVTAAGSTLGTSHQLWMTNEVNNLIWPSTTGGIGLVDEEVWDRTVALALETSNETGATIITTEPPESAYTTEYVEQALAELEEAGEDVVGEDFEPLDVELAEGGN